In the Qipengyuania pelagi genome, one interval contains:
- a CDS encoding class II 3-deoxy-7-phosphoheptulonate synthase, with product MTEAWSPDSWKQAEARHLPAYEDQEALAAAEEALASHPPLVFAGEARALKEDLAEVAAGRAFLLQGGDCAESFAEFHPNNIRDTFRVLLQMAVVLTFASKRPVVKVGRMAGQFAKPRSAPTETQDGVTLASYFGDNINGIGFDAASRVPDPQRMVRACSQAAATLNLLRAFAGGGYANLRQVHRWTLDFMGRSPWADRFSDVADRIGEALDFMEACGVDPETVPQLQRTSFYTSHEALLLPYEQALTRQDSLTGDWYDTSAHMLWIGDRTRFEGSAHVEFARGIGNPLGMKCGPSLEPDAMLRLLDTLNPDREAGRITLIARFGHDKVEAGLPPLVRAVQREGHPVVWSCDPMHGNVVKSDSGYKTRPFDRILREARDFFAVHRAEGTHPGGIHVEMTGQDVTECVGGAVAITDEALGDRYHTHCDPRLNAAQSLELAFLLAEMLNEEAAERRAAA from the coding sequence ATGACTGAGGCGTGGAGCCCCGATAGCTGGAAGCAGGCCGAGGCGCGGCACTTGCCGGCTTACGAGGATCAGGAAGCTCTGGCGGCGGCGGAAGAAGCGCTCGCCTCGCATCCCCCGCTGGTGTTCGCTGGCGAAGCGCGCGCGCTCAAGGAAGACCTCGCCGAGGTGGCGGCGGGGCGCGCCTTCCTGTTGCAGGGTGGCGATTGCGCGGAAAGCTTCGCCGAATTCCATCCCAACAATATCCGCGACACCTTCCGCGTCCTGTTGCAGATGGCGGTCGTGCTGACCTTTGCCAGCAAGCGCCCGGTGGTGAAGGTGGGGCGGATGGCGGGCCAATTCGCCAAGCCGCGCAGCGCGCCGACCGAGACGCAGGACGGGGTTACGCTGGCAAGCTATTTCGGGGACAATATCAACGGGATCGGGTTCGATGCCGCCAGCCGTGTGCCCGATCCCCAGCGCATGGTGCGCGCCTGTTCGCAGGCTGCCGCGACGCTCAACCTGCTGCGCGCCTTTGCCGGGGGCGGCTACGCCAATCTACGGCAGGTGCATCGCTGGACGCTCGACTTCATGGGCCGCAGCCCATGGGCGGACCGCTTCAGCGACGTCGCCGACCGGATCGGCGAGGCGCTCGACTTCATGGAAGCGTGCGGCGTCGACCCCGAAACGGTGCCGCAATTGCAACGCACCAGTTTCTACACCAGCCACGAGGCTTTGCTGCTTCCCTACGAGCAGGCGCTGACCCGTCAGGACAGCCTGACCGGCGACTGGTACGATACCAGCGCGCATATGTTGTGGATCGGCGATCGCACCCGCTTCGAGGGGAGCGCGCATGTCGAATTCGCGCGCGGCATCGGCAATCCGCTGGGCATGAAATGCGGGCCGAGCCTCGAGCCCGACGCGATGCTGCGCCTGCTCGACACGCTGAACCCGGATCGCGAGGCGGGTCGGATCACGCTGATCGCGCGGTTCGGCCACGACAAGGTCGAGGCGGGCCTGCCGCCGCTCGTGCGCGCGGTGCAACGCGAAGGGCATCCGGTGGTGTGGAGCTGCGATCCGATGCACGGCAATGTCGTCAAATCGGACAGCGGCTACAAGACGCGCCCCTTCGACCGCATCCTGCGCGAAGCGCGCGATTTCTTCGCCGTGCACCGTGCGGAAGGGACGCATCCCGGCGGCATCCATGTCGAGATGACGGGGCAGGACGTGACCGAATGCGTCGGCGGCGCGGTCGCCATCACCGACGAGGCGCTGGGCGATCGCTATCACACCCATTGCGACCCGCGCCTCAACGCTGCGCAATCGCTCGAACTCGCCTTCCTTTTGGCGGAAATGCTGAACGAGGAAGCGGCGGAGCGACGCGCGGCGGCTTAA
- the egtB gene encoding ergothioneine biosynthesis protein EgtB produces the protein MAQIQTRSQPDIRGAPAPDRAPDRAPDPALDLASSFADTRALSEALVAPLSDADATIQSMEDASPAKWHLAHTTWFWETFLLREHAPGYTLFDERWPFIHNSYYEAEGERIARFSRGMLSRPTLDEILAYRAHVTEAMGALLENPEHEPLIRLGIAHEQQHQELLLTDIKHALFQNPLGPAMWQGDDALTEAHKSDLGWHTHPGGIARIGHQADGFAFDNEGPVHRVLLEPFALADRLVTNGEWADFISDGGYETASLWLSDGWAWVNQNGVRTPSYWEEDRHFTHSGWQKRDPNAPVTHISYYEADAYASWAGHRLPTEFEWEAVARGQEGAAPAHDPSGGNQLDRAAPPLPVGGTDLFGDCWQFTRSGYLPYPRFRPAEGAVGEYNGKFMSGQFVLKGASCATARGHSRASYRNFFYPHQRWQFTGLRLAKDI, from the coding sequence ATGGCCCAAATCCAGACCCGTTCCCAACCGGATATCCGGGGTGCCCCAGCGCCTGATCGCGCGCCTGATCGCGCGCCTGATCCCGCTCTTGATCTGGCCAGCTCCTTTGCCGACACCCGCGCGCTGAGCGAAGCTCTGGTCGCGCCGCTCAGCGATGCGGACGCCACGATCCAGTCGATGGAAGATGCCTCGCCCGCCAAATGGCATCTAGCGCATACAACGTGGTTTTGGGAAACCTTCCTGCTGCGCGAACACGCGCCGGGCTACACGCTGTTCGACGAGCGCTGGCCCTTCATCCATAACAGCTATTACGAGGCCGAAGGGGAGCGGATCGCCCGCTTTTCGCGCGGAATGCTGTCCCGCCCGACGCTGGACGAGATCCTCGCCTATCGCGCCCATGTGACAGAGGCGATGGGCGCGCTGCTGGAAAACCCTGAGCATGAGCCGCTGATCCGACTCGGCATCGCGCATGAACAGCAGCATCAGGAATTGCTGCTGACCGATATCAAGCACGCTCTGTTTCAGAATCCGCTCGGCCCGGCGATGTGGCAGGGCGATGATGCGTTGACGGAGGCACACAAGTCCGACTTGGGCTGGCACACCCATCCCGGCGGGATCGCGAGGATCGGTCATCAGGCGGACGGATTCGCCTTCGACAATGAAGGCCCGGTCCACCGCGTCCTGCTCGAACCCTTCGCGCTCGCCGATCGCCTCGTCACGAACGGCGAATGGGCCGATTTCATCAGCGACGGAGGATACGAGACCGCATCGCTGTGGCTGTCGGACGGTTGGGCGTGGGTGAACCAGAACGGGGTCCGCACTCCCTCTTATTGGGAGGAAGACCGCCATTTCACCCATTCCGGCTGGCAAAAGCGCGATCCGAACGCGCCCGTCACGCATATCAGCTATTATGAAGCGGATGCCTATGCGAGCTGGGCTGGTCATCGCCTGCCGACCGAGTTCGAATGGGAGGCCGTCGCGCGCGGACAAGAGGGCGCAGCACCCGCTCACGATCCGTCAGGCGGCAACCAGCTGGATCGCGCCGCACCGCCGCTTCCCGTCGGGGGCACCGACCTGTTCGGCGATTGCTGGCAATTCACCCGGTCCGGTTATCTACCCTATCCGCGTTTCCGGCCTGCCGAGGGCGCCGTGGGCGAATATAACGGCAAGTTCATGAGCGGGCAGTTCGTGCTGAAAGGCGCAAGCTGCGCGACGGCGCGCGGCCATTCGCGCGCCTCCTACCGCAATTTCTTCTACCCGCACCAACGCTGGCAATTCACCGGCTTAAGGCTCGCAAAGGATATCTGA
- the egtD gene encoding L-histidine N(alpha)-methyltransferase gives MASEGGIALVDLDEQGVDRAFRADVLEGLGHRQKAIPARWLYDDAGSQLFEDITQIPEYYPTRAEAEILTARGAEFAAAIGKGRAVVEFGSGSSVKTPLLLNAIDPAAYVPLDIAGDFLRQAADELSAKFPGLPVYPIEADFMREVDLPDAIDRLPKLGFFPGSTIGNMVPRTAVDLLRSMRATLRADHGVQPMLLIGMDLVKDPAVLEAAYDDAAGVTAEFNYNLARRINRELSGTIPIDALRHEARWNDRMARVEMHLVATRAIQFEISGQSFAMAEGETIHTENSHKFTRRSANLLLQAAGWSPRKRWRDSKKQFSLILAEASEPRNAP, from the coding sequence ATGGCAAGCGAAGGGGGCATCGCGCTCGTCGATCTGGACGAGCAGGGGGTCGATCGCGCGTTCCGGGCGGACGTTCTCGAAGGGTTGGGGCATAGGCAGAAGGCGATTCCCGCCCGCTGGCTCTATGACGATGCGGGATCGCAATTGTTCGAGGATATCACGCAGATCCCCGAATATTATCCGACCCGCGCCGAAGCCGAAATCCTGACCGCGCGCGGTGCCGAATTCGCCGCGGCGATCGGCAAGGGGCGGGCGGTGGTCGAATTCGGATCGGGCAGTTCGGTCAAGACGCCACTGCTGCTCAACGCGATCGATCCGGCGGCTTATGTTCCGCTCGATATCGCGGGCGATTTCCTGCGCCAGGCGGCGGACGAGCTCTCGGCAAAGTTCCCCGGCCTCCCGGTCTATCCGATTGAGGCGGATTTCATGCGCGAAGTCGATCTGCCCGATGCGATCGATAGGCTGCCCAAGCTCGGCTTCTTCCCCGGCTCCACGATCGGCAACATGGTCCCGCGCACGGCGGTCGATTTGCTGCGCTCGATGCGCGCGACCTTGCGCGCCGATCACGGGGTTCAGCCAATGCTGCTGATCGGGATGGATCTGGTGAAGGACCCGGCCGTGCTCGAAGCGGCCTATGACGATGCGGCGGGCGTGACGGCGGAATTCAACTACAATCTCGCGCGGCGGATCAATCGCGAGCTGTCGGGCACTATTCCCATCGATGCGCTGCGCCACGAAGCGCGCTGGAACGACCGGATGGCGCGGGTGGAAATGCATCTGGTGGCGACGCGGGCCATCCAATTCGAAATCTCGGGCCAGTCTTTCGCGATGGCCGAAGGCGAGACCATCCACACGGAGAACAGCCACAAATTCACCCGCCGCAGCGCGAACCTGTTGTTGCAGGCGGCGGGCTGGTCGCCGCGCAAGCGTTGGCGCGACAGCAAGAAGCAATTCTCGCTGATCCTCGCCGAGGCGAGCGAGCCGCGCAACGCTCCCTGA
- a CDS encoding retropepsin-like aspartic protease family protein, giving the protein MDFSAALASAFDAIAQIVRAVPRFELLMIALAAMVGGWIGSMLVRARVPGGRLIRTASTVALVGVLVTVVLQLSRMDPRLDIAVPEIGLPEQVVAGGETRVPLSPDGHFWLEAEVNGVPANFLVDTGATVTAVSQGVAEAAGLEPRRGGIPVRITTANGPINASIASADSLSFGNVEARGIDVVIAPNLGRTNVLGMNVLSRLSSWRVEDNTLILVPDAEDRGGA; this is encoded by the coding sequence ATGGATTTTTCCGCCGCTTTAGCTTCCGCTTTCGATGCGATCGCCCAGATCGTGCGCGCCGTCCCGCGGTTCGAATTGCTGATGATCGCGCTCGCCGCGATGGTGGGCGGCTGGATCGGTTCGATGCTGGTGCGCGCCCGCGTGCCCGGTGGGCGGCTGATCCGCACCGCTTCGACCGTGGCGCTGGTGGGCGTGCTGGTGACGGTGGTGCTGCAATTGTCGCGCATGGACCCGCGCCTCGATATCGCAGTGCCGGAAATCGGCCTGCCCGAACAGGTCGTGGCCGGCGGCGAGACGCGCGTGCCGCTCTCGCCCGATGGGCATTTCTGGCTTGAGGCGGAGGTGAACGGCGTGCCGGCCAATTTCCTCGTCGATACGGGCGCGACGGTCACGGCGGTCTCGCAGGGCGTCGCAGAGGCCGCCGGGCTGGAGCCGCGCCGGGGCGGCATTCCGGTCAGGATCACCACGGCAAACGGCCCTATCAACGCGTCGATCGCGAGTGCGGATTCGCTGAGTTTCGGCAATGTCGAGGCGCGGGGCATCGATGTGGTGATCGCGCCCAATCTGGGCCGCACCAATGTTTTGGGAATGAACGTGCTGTCGCGCTTGTCGAGCTGGCGGGTCGAGGACAACACGCTGATCCTCGTGCCCGACGCGGAGGATCGCGGCGGGGCCTGA
- a CDS encoding tyrosine-protein phosphatase, whose translation MQTPDPFLITEGIHNFRDFGGWPGADGKTVRTGLLYRSGQHVEASDEDLAAIAALDIRTVIDLRGEGERARNPCRRVEGWNGEVLFYDGETSSSPPHMDITPDTTTAAFARERMLAVYTRMPVNPAMQTMFARYLRALVEREGASLVHCFAGKDRTGIAATLVLHILGVSEADQRAEFLRTNDAPTIDVLRRQSVPGIEARLGRTLDEEGIRALLEVHGDYLDRFHEIVSDKHGSLDAWLEAEIGVDDALRESLRERYLA comes from the coding sequence ATGCAGACTCCCGATCCTTTTCTCATCACCGAAGGCATCCACAATTTCCGCGACTTCGGCGGCTGGCCGGGTGCCGATGGCAAGACGGTTCGCACCGGCCTGCTGTACCGCTCCGGCCAGCATGTCGAGGCGAGCGACGAGGACCTCGCCGCCATCGCCGCGCTCGACATTCGCACGGTGATCGATCTGCGCGGGGAGGGTGAGCGGGCGCGCAATCCCTGTCGCCGGGTCGAAGGCTGGAATGGGGAGGTGCTGTTCTACGATGGCGAGACCAGTTCCAGCCCGCCGCATATGGACATCACGCCCGATACCACCACCGCCGCCTTCGCGCGCGAGCGGATGCTGGCGGTCTATACGCGGATGCCCGTCAACCCGGCGATGCAGACCATGTTCGCGCGCTATCTGCGCGCTCTGGTCGAGCGCGAGGGGGCGAGCCTCGTGCATTGTTTCGCGGGCAAGGACCGCACCGGGATCGCGGCGACGCTGGTCCTGCATATCCTCGGCGTGAGCGAGGCGGACCAGCGCGCCGAATTCCTGCGCACCAATGATGCGCCGACAATCGACGTGCTGCGCCGCCAGTCCGTGCCGGGGATCGAGGCGCGACTGGGCCGCACGCTAGACGAGGAGGGCATTCGGGCCCTTCTCGAAGTGCATGGCGACTATCTCGACCGCTTCCACGAGATCGTCAGCGACAAGCACGGATCGCTCGACGCCTGGCTTGAAGCCGAGATAGGTGTGGACGACGCATTGCGCGAAAGCCTGCGCGAACGCTACCTGGCGTGA
- the trxB gene encoding thioredoxin-disulfide reductase, whose protein sequence is MATHRTKLLIIGSGPAGYSAAIYGARAMMEPIVVQGLQPGGQLTITTDVENYPGFRDVVQGPWLMEEMKAQAEHVGTRMMWDTIVEVDLENGSPFRAVGDSGDEYIGDAIVIATGAQAKWLGVPGEQELGGKGVSACATCDGFFYRGKKVAVIGGGNTAVEEALYLTNHSDDVTLIHRRDELRAEKILQDRLLKHPKITVLWNKAVESFEGDPLAGGLTHLALRDTVDGSSSDLKVDGAFVAIGHAPSTDLVKGKLPLDDGGYVIVEPGTPRTEIPGVFACGDVMDHTYRQAVTAAGTGCMAALDAERFLAGLEIELDGHVEAVEAAE, encoded by the coding sequence ATGGCCACCCATCGCACCAAGCTCCTCATCATCGGTTCCGGCCCGGCGGGCTATTCCGCCGCGATCTATGGCGCGCGCGCGATGATGGAGCCGATCGTGGTCCAGGGCCTCCAGCCCGGCGGACAGCTCACGATCACCACCGATGTCGAGAATTATCCCGGCTTTCGCGACGTAGTGCAGGGCCCTTGGCTGATGGAAGAGATGAAGGCGCAGGCCGAACATGTCGGCACGCGGATGATGTGGGACACCATCGTCGAGGTGGATCTCGAAAATGGCTCTCCCTTCCGCGCGGTGGGCGACAGCGGCGATGAATATATCGGCGATGCGATCGTCATCGCGACCGGCGCGCAGGCGAAATGGCTGGGCGTGCCCGGCGAACAGGAGCTGGGCGGCAAGGGCGTGTCGGCCTGTGCGACCTGCGACGGGTTTTTCTATCGCGGCAAGAAGGTCGCCGTGATCGGCGGCGGCAACACTGCGGTCGAGGAAGCGCTCTACCTCACCAACCATTCCGACGACGTGACGCTGATCCACCGTCGCGACGAATTGCGGGCCGAGAAAATTCTTCAGGACCGCCTGCTCAAGCATCCCAAGATCACCGTCCTCTGGAACAAGGCGGTCGAGAGCTTCGAAGGCGATCCGCTGGCGGGCGGGCTCACCCACCTCGCGCTGCGGGACACGGTCGATGGCTCGAGCAGCGATTTGAAGGTCGACGGCGCCTTCGTCGCGATCGGCCATGCCCCTTCGACGGACCTCGTCAAAGGGAAGCTGCCGCTCGACGATGGCGGCTATGTGATCGTTGAGCCGGGCACGCCGCGCACCGAAATCCCCGGCGTCTTCGCCTGCGGGGACGTGATGGACCACACCTATCGCCAGGCCGTCACCGCGGCGGGCACGGGCTGCATGGCGGCGCTCGACGCCGAACGCTTCCTGGCCGGGCTCGAGATCGAGCTCGACGGCCATGTTGAAGCGGTCGAAGCGGCGGAGTAG
- a CDS encoding MAPEG family protein translates to MQAQMLAPAAVLVAWSIVMLFWMAFTRLPAMAKGGGLKGAKPGGRGQDLEGVIPDRINWKAHNYAHLMEQPTLFYAAVVIIAIMGPGALDPVFAWIYVAIRIVHSIWQATVNIVSVRFLLFLLSTLALICLAWRAVALTLFTDPTLL, encoded by the coding sequence ATGCAGGCCCAAATGCTCGCACCCGCCGCCGTGCTGGTCGCCTGGTCGATCGTGATGCTGTTCTGGATGGCGTTCACTCGCCTCCCCGCCATGGCGAAAGGCGGCGGTCTGAAAGGCGCGAAGCCGGGCGGGCGCGGCCAGGATCTCGAAGGCGTCATCCCCGATCGGATCAACTGGAAGGCGCATAATTACGCGCATCTGATGGAACAGCCGACGCTGTTCTACGCCGCCGTGGTCATCATCGCGATCATGGGCCCCGGCGCGCTCGATCCGGTGTTCGCCTGGATTTATGTCGCGATCCGGATCGTCCATTCGATCTGGCAGGCGACCGTGAATATCGTGTCGGTGCGGTTCCTGCTGTTCCTGCTCTCGACGCTGGCGCTGATCTGCCTCGCCTGGCGCGCAGTGGCGCTGACGCTGTTCACGGACCCAACGCTGCTCTAA
- a CDS encoding threonine ammonia-lyase, which translates to MIQSEPRPSHQPDRMPTRVGVLAAARSIAEILPPTPLLPVEISGTRCHIKAESLQPIGAFKIRGGWWRLVNLSDEEKTRGVVAVSSGNHAQGVAWAARRLEIGARIVMPRNAPQVKLDATRALGAEIVLYERPGEDRDEVAAALVAESGATLVHAFGDSWVIEGQGSAGVEIAAQLGRAPDRILVCCGGGGLAAGLSLACPDSAIHVVEPHGWDMVGQALEAGEIVRVTDDPPTTICDALQPDATKPINLAVLKDRAEPGVTVTDAEIRTAQRFAFSHCNLVVEPGGAAALAAALAGKVPLTEDTVIMVTGGNCDPARFAETLIGQ; encoded by the coding sequence ATGATCCAATCCGAACCGCGCCCCAGCCACCAGCCAGACCGTATGCCGACCCGCGTAGGCGTCCTCGCCGCTGCGCGATCGATCGCGGAAATTCTCCCGCCGACGCCGCTGCTTCCCGTCGAGATTTCGGGCACGCGCTGCCATATCAAGGCCGAGAGCCTCCAGCCGATCGGCGCCTTCAAGATCAGGGGCGGCTGGTGGCGGCTCGTCAATCTTTCCGATGAGGAAAAGACGCGCGGCGTCGTGGCCGTGTCGAGCGGCAATCATGCGCAGGGGGTCGCCTGGGCGGCGCGCAGGCTCGAGATCGGGGCGAGGATCGTGATGCCGCGCAACGCCCCGCAGGTGAAGCTCGACGCGACACGGGCCTTGGGTGCGGAGATCGTGCTCTACGAACGGCCGGGCGAGGACCGGGACGAGGTCGCCGCCGCGCTGGTCGCCGAAAGCGGCGCCACCCTGGTCCATGCCTTCGGCGACAGCTGGGTGATCGAAGGACAGGGCAGCGCGGGTGTGGAGATCGCGGCGCAGCTTGGGCGCGCGCCGGACCGCATCCTGGTCTGCTGCGGCGGCGGAGGGCTGGCGGCGGGACTGTCGCTCGCCTGCCCCGACAGCGCGATCCATGTGGTCGAACCGCATGGCTGGGACATGGTCGGGCAAGCTCTCGAAGCAGGGGAAATCGTGCGCGTGACTGACGATCCGCCGACGACGATCTGCGATGCACTCCAGCCCGATGCGACGAAACCGATCAATCTCGCGGTGCTGAAGGATCGCGCCGAACCGGGCGTGACGGTGACCGATGCCGAAATCCGCACAGCGCAGCGCTTCGCCTTCTCCCACTGCAATCTCGTCGTGGAACCGGGCGGCGCGGCGGCCTTGGCTGCAGCGCTCGCGGGGAAGGTTCCGCTCACCGAAGACACGGTGATCATGGTGACGGGCGGCAATTGCGACCCGGCGCGGTTCGCCGAGACGCTGATTGGTCAGTAA
- a CDS encoding saccharopine dehydrogenase family protein — protein sequence MSKVLVIGAGGVSSVCVHKMAMNKDIFPDIHLASRTKSKCDAIAKSVKERTGVDIATYEIDAEEVPAMVNLIRKIEPSLVVNLALPYQDLPIMDACLEAGVDYLDTANYEPKDEAKFEYHWQWAYHDRFKEAGLMALLGSGFDPGVTSVFTMWLKKHKLKTIRQLDILDCNGGDHGQAFATNFNPEINIREVTAPARHWENGEFVETPAMAKKVEFDFEAVGKKNMYMMYHEELESLAKFNPELERARFWMTFGDEYIKHLTVLQNVGMTRIDPVKYQGKEIIPLQFLAAVLPKPETLGETTKGNTNIGVIATGEALDGSGEKTFYINNICSHEAAYEETGNQAVSYTTGVPAMIGSAMMVTGKWDGDGVFNMEQLDPDPFMDMLNDHGLPWQVKELDGPVDF from the coding sequence ATGTCGAAAGTCCTGGTAATCGGCGCGGGCGGCGTCAGCAGCGTGTGCGTCCACAAGATGGCGATGAACAAGGATATTTTCCCCGATATCCACCTCGCCAGCCGCACCAAATCGAAATGCGACGCCATCGCGAAGAGCGTGAAGGAGCGCACCGGCGTCGACATCGCGACCTACGAGATCGACGCCGAGGAAGTTCCCGCGATGGTAAATCTGATCCGCAAGATCGAGCCGAGCCTCGTCGTCAATCTCGCGCTCCCCTATCAGGATCTGCCGATCATGGACGCCTGCCTCGAAGCGGGCGTCGATTACCTCGATACCGCCAATTACGAGCCCAAGGACGAGGCCAAGTTCGAATATCACTGGCAATGGGCCTATCACGACCGTTTCAAGGAAGCGGGGCTGATGGCGTTGCTCGGCTCCGGTTTCGATCCGGGCGTCACCAGCGTCTTCACCATGTGGCTCAAGAAACACAAGCTGAAGACCATCCGCCAGCTCGACATTCTCGACTGCAACGGCGGCGATCATGGTCAGGCTTTCGCCACCAATTTCAACCCCGAAATCAACATCCGCGAAGTGACCGCGCCCGCGCGCCACTGGGAGAACGGCGAGTTCGTCGAAACGCCCGCGATGGCCAAGAAGGTCGAATTCGACTTCGAAGCCGTCGGCAAGAAGAACATGTACATGATGTATCACGAGGAGCTGGAAAGCCTCGCCAAGTTCAACCCGGAGCTGGAGCGCGCGCGGTTCTGGATGACGTTCGGGGATGAATACATCAAGCACCTGACCGTGCTTCAGAATGTCGGCATGACCCGGATCGATCCGGTCAAGTATCAGGGCAAGGAGATCATCCCGCTCCAGTTCCTCGCCGCCGTCTTGCCCAAGCCGGAAACGCTGGGCGAAACGACCAAGGGCAACACCAATATCGGCGTCATCGCGACCGGCGAGGCGCTGGACGGTTCGGGCGAGAAGACGTTCTATATCAACAATATCTGCTCGCACGAGGCAGCCTACGAGGAGACGGGCAACCAGGCGGTCAGCTACACCACCGGCGTGCCCGCCATGATCGGATCGGCCATGATGGTCACCGGCAAGTGGGACGGGGACGGCGTATTCAACATGGAACAGCTGGACCCCGATCCCTTCATGGACATGCTCAACGACCACGGCCTCCCCTGGCAGGTGAAAGAGCTGGACGGGCCGGTGGACTTCTAG
- a CDS encoding GxxExxY protein, which yields MIDHNRLEEITRIVVDCGYHLHRDLGPGLLETAYEVLLTGLLQKRGLHVRRQVAVPIKYDGVVVDNAFRIDLLVEDMLPLELKSTERVSPIHAKQLLTYLRLMNLPLGLLMNFGQGTMKEGLKRVVNDYDGDFRQR from the coding sequence ATGATCGATCACAATCGGCTGGAGGAAATCACCCGCATCGTGGTCGATTGCGGATACCACCTGCATCGCGACCTGGGGCCGGGATTACTGGAAACGGCATATGAGGTGCTTCTAACCGGCCTTCTCCAAAAGCGCGGCTTGCATGTTCGACGGCAGGTTGCCGTTCCGATCAAGTATGATGGCGTTGTCGTAGACAACGCGTTCAGGATCGACTTGCTGGTGGAGGATATGCTTCCGTTAGAATTGAAATCGACCGAGCGCGTTTCTCCAATTCATGCGAAGCAGCTTCTGACCTATCTGCGCCTGATGAACCTGCCGCTCGGACTGCTCATGAATTTCGGGCAGGGAACCATGAAGGAGGGCTTGAAGCGCGTCGTGAACGATTATGACGGAGATTTCCGCCAGCGATGA
- a CDS encoding carboxynorspermidine decarboxylase encodes METKAGDPGAFAHFDLSRVDSPAFVVDAAKLRANCQVLADIRDAADIKMLSALKAFSMFSAAPIIGEYLDGVCTSGLYEARLASEFYDGEISTYCAAYKPEDLDEVVRLSDHVIFNSPQQIERAALILENARASGQSFDVGLRLNPQVPTGEVPRYDPSSPGSRLGFPIDQLTPEIMEGIDGIHFHNLCEQDFEPLHHTWDKVFDAIEPWFGQLKWINMGGGHHITRADYQREELIEFLKDAKEDSGAEIYLEPGEAVALDAGILVGTILDTGTNEVPFAILDVSATCHMPDVIEAPYRPAMLGEQPGDQPVRLGGPSCLAGDVIGDYSLPVPSEPGQRVAFLDQAHYSMVKTNTFNGVPLPSIWLWDSESDQLECVREFGYEEFRNRLS; translated from the coding sequence ATGGAAACCAAAGCCGGCGATCCGGGCGCTTTTGCTCATTTCGACCTTTCGCGCGTCGACAGTCCTGCCTTCGTTGTGGATGCCGCCAAGCTGCGCGCCAATTGTCAGGTGCTGGCCGATATTCGCGACGCGGCGGACATCAAGATGCTGTCCGCGCTCAAGGCTTTCAGCATGTTCTCCGCCGCGCCGATCATCGGGGAATATCTCGACGGTGTCTGCACCTCCGGCCTTTACGAAGCGCGGCTGGCGAGCGAGTTCTACGATGGCGAGATCAGCACCTATTGTGCGGCCTACAAGCCCGAAGATCTCGACGAGGTCGTCCGCCTGTCCGACCACGTCATTTTCAATTCCCCGCAGCAGATCGAGCGGGCCGCGCTGATCCTCGAAAACGCGCGTGCCTCGGGGCAGAGTTTCGATGTCGGCCTGCGCCTCAACCCGCAGGTCCCGACCGGCGAGGTGCCGCGCTACGATCCATCGAGCCCCGGCAGCCGGTTGGGCTTCCCCATCGACCAGCTGACGCCCGAGATAATGGAAGGGATCGACGGCATCCATTTCCACAATCTGTGCGAACAGGATTTCGAGCCTTTGCATCACACCTGGGACAAGGTGTTCGACGCGATCGAGCCGTGGTTCGGGCAGCTGAAATGGATCAATATGGGCGGCGGCCACCATATCACCCGCGCCGACTATCAGCGCGAGGAGCTGATCGAATTCCTGAAGGATGCGAAGGAGGATTCGGGCGCGGAGATCTATCTCGAACCGGGCGAGGCGGTCGCGCTCGATGCGGGCATCCTGGTCGGCACCATTCTCGATACCGGCACCAATGAAGTGCCCTTCGCCATCCTCGACGTATCGGCGACCTGCCATATGCCCGACGTGATCGAGGCGCCCTATCGCCCGGCCATGCTGGGCGAACAGCCGGGCGACCAGCCGGTAAGGCTGGGCGGTCCATCCTGTCTGGCGGGCGATGTGATCGGCGATTACAGCCTGCCCGTTCCCAGCGAGCCGGGTCAGCGCGTCGCTTTCCTCGACCAGGCGCATTATTCCATGGTCAAGACCAACACCTTCAACGGGGTCCCGCTGCCGTCGATCTGGCTGTGGGACAGCGAGAGCGACCAGCTCGAATGCGTGCGCGAATTCGGGTACGAGGAGTTTCGCAACCGGCTTTCCTGA